In Mustela lutreola isolate mMusLut2 chromosome 16, mMusLut2.pri, whole genome shotgun sequence, the genomic window TGCTGTTCATCTAACATATTTTCAAAGTAACTTTCATTTATTGTAAGCAAAGGATTCGACCTTCTGTTAAGTGTAGAGCTTTATATACAGACATCTTTTACAAAGTATGGAACTTTACTCACTTTTCTACCTGTTCAATAGATTTTCCTGTACAGATAGATAGCATAAATACTAGTAATCTATTTGCACCAAAATGTTCCTGATTTCAGCATAATGTATTTTGTCATCTGATCTCCTATCTTTTAACGAATTTAATTTTTGTGCAGTGCCTTGATTTCTTTTAATCTTGAAAGTCACTGAGTATCCATATGTGTTtttacactgagccacccaggcgcacctgaAGCAGGATTTTTGCATATTAAATTAAGAGTATGAGCCGGGCAAGATTCAAACTTAGCAGAATCACGTTTTGGGGAGATACTGCTTTGTACATCTTGTACATATTTGCTCTGTTATCATACCTTACTTTATACTTAACTGTCATGTCTCCTAGGCCTCCTCTGGTCGGTAAGAGTTTCTCACTTGTTTTTAATAACCTCGGTGTTAAAGTCAGGTATTTAAGCAtaacaccccgctgagcagggagcccagttcagggcttgatcccaggaccttgagatgatTACCCTAGCCAAAGGCTGACATCATCATGTCATATAATTACTATGTtgtttttggtgagaacatttaagatccactctttcagcaactttcaagtatatgatagataatgtaacataatataaatataacatataatcactatgttgtacattatatccccagaacttatttacCTTCTAACTGGAAATTGCACCCTGTGAAGGCTCAGCTCTTCACTAGCCCTGCTGACAGACGAGGGAGGAGGGGGGTACATCCAGACGACTAGAGACAGCCTCCACATCCAGAGCCCACTGGTATTATTCAGACAAGTCAGTCTTTAGCCTGCTTGCCCTGCTTTGGCATGCCTTTCCTGCCAAAACCACTAGAAAGGCATTTTGCTCAGGTCAGCCCCTCACCTCCTCTGTGTCCTGGCTAACCTTGGCACTTCTGTTGCTCTGCACAGCGTGGCGTGCCCCTTCCTCTTAGGAACTATGAGTAAGGATCTATCTTTTCGATGGCAGTCATCTCCTGATCTGTTGGCCTTGCCATGCCTGAATAATAATAAagcctacattttatttattttttaaaagattttatttatttggggcgcctgtgtggctcagtggtttaaggcctctgccttcagctcaggtagtgatcccagggtcctgggatccagccccacatcgggctctctgctcagcagggagcctgcttctctctctctctctctctctctctctctctctctctgcctgcctctctgcctacctgggatctctgtctgtcaaataaataaataaaatcttttttttttttttttttttttttacatttcactgAAAAGTTTTTATTGGCCTTTTGGATAGAAACGGGAATTTATTTGCCAGGAAGGAAGGATGATCCCATCATACTTCTGCTGGAACCAGCGCATGGCCTCCTCTTTGCTGATTCTGTGTTTGGCCCCAATGCAGCCTGTCCTGCGCTTCTTGTCTGCAATGCTGAAACCTGGCCTACCCAGCACCACATAGAAGTCCAGGCCGTAGATCCCAATGCTTGGGTCATACTTGATACCCAGATCGATGTGCTCCTGGATCCCAAAGCCAAAGTTTCCAGTATCagagaagttattttttcttaactcaTACTCTCGAACCTTTAGACCTTTCTCCAGGATTTCTTCTGCCTTGGCCCCACGGACTGTGCAGTGGACAGCaatcttttcatttctcctgatACCAAAGGATCTAACCGTGTATCTAGCTTTGGAGAACACGGGGGTCTGGCCTGGAGCTGCTCCAACACCTTGGCTGCCCGGGTCAGTCTGTCTCCACTCTCCCCCACGCAGATGTTGAGGCAGAGCTTGCGGATGCGAAGTTCCCGCATGGGGTTCTCCTTTTCACCTTGATCCTGCGCCATGGTggagaacaggaagagaaagtGAAGCTTCCGGCCCAGGGCCTTATGGGTCgggcaataaataaaatcttaaaaaaaaaaaaaaaagattgccttGCCTCTTCTTAGGACTCTggatttccatatatattttagaattagtATAACAatgtccaccaaaaaaaaaaaggttatatacATCAGTTGGGAGAGTTGATATCTTTATTGTACagtttctaatccatgaacatggtctAATCCTTCCTTATATTTGGGTCTTCTCTAATATTTTTCACTGATGTTATATAGTTTTATGTGCAGAGGTCCTAAGGGGGAAGAAATCATAAGAACCTCTAATTTGTGTGCCAAGTCAGGCAGAAGTTTTGGGCAAAACTACTACTACTTGCAATTGGTGTGCAAAGAGCAGCAGTCTTCAGGGACTGAGCCTTTAACCTGTGAGATCTGATACTATGTCCAGGTAGACAGTGTCCAAATTAAATCACAGGACATCCAGCTAGCACCGCCGAACTGCTTGCTGTCAGAAAGATCCCTACACATTTGGTGAACATAAGCGTCAGAAGTGGAGTATTCTGTATGAGTAGTAAAGGaggcaaacagaaagaaatactgGGATTTTCCTTACACAGATGTTAATTTGGTTTTTTCACTCTCATTTTCTCATGCGTATAGTTTTGCAAGAGCTACATGTTGTGTGATACACAGCAACAGACTGAATGCAGAAGCAGGTGTGAGAATCCAGTTATCTTCAATTCCGCgagacattaaagaaatttgcagaaatgtaaaacaatgccacTCTGCTCTCAAATGTTTTGGAACATAGAGTTATTTTCATGACAACACTGTTACTTGTATTAGCATGCAAAGattttttactgttattttaaaattaataaacagtTAATTTTTCCAGCTTTAACCCCGAAATAGAAAATTCCAGTAGATACAACTCACATAAGGGAAAGCTtttggagggtcctcaaaaaactTAAGAGTGAAAGAGGTCTTGAAACCAAAGAGTTTGAGAACTGATGTTTCAGGGTCGTCATCAGCACTTGGTGGCATCCCGCTTCCAGGCTCCCTTGCCTGCCATCAGTGCCACACACTGGAGGTCGGAGGAACTGCAGGGAATCACCTGCTCGTCGCCTTAATACCTACTGACTGGGACGTACCTTATCTTCAGAGATCTGGGCATCAGCCACCCAGCTCCCCCTTCTCTAAGTCCTGTAACACCACCTCTTCGTTTTGTCCTCCCAGCTCTAGGAGTAGGAGGAATGGAGTTAccttagtctttttcttttgctcttacaGGATTCTAATCCCTGTGTGGCCAACCTCTGTTTCAAATCCCCTCTTTTGCAAATACCTATGGTGTCTGTTGGCttgactgaattctttttttttttttattaacatataatgtattattagccccaggagtacatgtctgtgaattgccaggtttacacacttcccagcactcaccatagcacataccctccccaatgtccataacccaaccaccctctccctacccccctccctctggcaacccttagtttgttttgtgaaattaagcatctcttatggtttgtctccctccccatcccagttgtttcatttattcttttcctacccccaaaaaagtaaaagaatgaaatagaaaaagaacaagaaacaataGATACACAGTAAAGAGGTAATATTCATCAAATCTGTCCACTGTCTTTAGTCGTCATAACTTTCCCAGGTTAATCCCAGCTGCTGTCTACACTCTGAAGCCTGGGCACTGTCATCACTGCTCAAGATCTAACCTCCAGAATATACAACCCATCCCCACTCTTGTATCTATTTCTGCCCAGAAATGAGCACTAGAAGTGGAAGATGTCCTAGTTCTTAATTTGATGGAGATCCTGAATAGTACTCTCAATTCATTCTACAAAGCCACTCATTCTTTCCACCATTATCCCCTAATAGATCAAGAAAGCCAACTGGGAAGCAAACTGTTTCACAGCAAGGACATATTCAGGTCAAATGCTTTTCCCGAGTTTACCTGCTATTACGTGCACACAAATACACCTTCTATTTTCAGTATCTTATTAGCTAACCTTCCAGCCAAGGGACACACCAGCTAAAGATCACAGTAGTCAAGAGATTCAGCTCATGAGGGATTCCTGAGCTCAGAAATACCATATCAAGTTACCATATCAAAGCCACCTCAGACAAAAGATTCACTAGTCAAGAACACCTCATCCCCAATCCAATGTTCCCACCATCCTTGGGACCTGCCAGAAACCAATCTGCATTCTTCATCCCACCCAACTTTGAGTTCTGTCTCCCCTCACCTCTTATTTTTTGCCTTGGAATATCCAGCTTGCCCCTTTTAAAATGCTCTGAGCTAATTACTTATTCTGTCAAGCAGATCACCATGCACTAGTTACCAATAAAAGGAGAGGGCTCAAAATACGTGGAGGGTAGCAAAGATCATCACAATGTCAGAAATACAAGTCCAAACACTTCTGCCCACTGAATCTTGGTCTCAGAGTTTCCAAGGAAGACACAATAAAGTCCAGCACTGGAGGAGACACTTCTGCTCACGTGAAGAAGAGACAGCACAGGACCAGCTCCAACAGTGGGTGTCTGGGCAGCACGTGCAATTGGCCTTTATGAAATCCTCTTGGGCCACAGCAGAAGAACCCTGATCCCTCCTTCATGGAGTCTGAAATACTAAAAGCTGGGGTCAGGCCTGAGGACACAGGCACTTAAGCAGAACAAAGGAATACACGATGAGCCTGAAATAGGGAGAGATATTCCCACATGAGGTGAGGAACCCTGCAGGCTGTGTGGGCTTTTTAGCTCTTGGTCAGACAATATTCCACACCCAAGGCCTATTCTTCTGTGGCAGGCATAGGTTGAAAGACTCTGCACATGAAGACATTCCCTGAAGACTTCCCTGGCCCCTGGAGTGTGTGTCCCTTGGGCTGTTCTTCGTGCTTCTAAGTCCACGCCTGGGCTTCAATATGGTTGTGTCTTTGACAAATCACCCTGGAATCTGTATTTGTGGACTTCACTGTGTCATCTCCTACCCACTTACAAGTCTCTACAGATTGGCTTCTCACACCCTCCACTCCCTTGAAACAGCCAGCGAAGGGAAATATCAGCTAAAACCCAGTGGCATTAGCATCCATTGATAGTTCTTCCCTGAATCAGTAATGACTAAGGTGTTTGAAATGGctgccagttttctttttcttttttttttttttaagatttatttatccatttgacagagatcacaagtgggcagaaaagcaggcagagagggagggaagcaggctccctgctaagcagagagtctgatgtggggcttaatcccaggaccctgggatcatgacctgagctgaaagcagaggctttaacccactgagccacccaggcacccccagctgtTAGTTTTCTAATGATGGATAACAAATGCcctcaaatttatttattaactcacagTTCTCTAAGTCAGAATGTCTGTGTTCTCTACAACATTCAGAATCTCACAAGGCTAAAATCCAGGTAGGTGTTGGCCAGTCTCAGGAGCTAGGATCCTCTTCCAAACAAATATGGTTATGACAGAATTCAGATCCTTGCTCTTACAGATATAAAATAGGTCCTGTTTCCTTGCTGGGTATCAGTTGGGAGCCACTTCAGCTAggggctgcctgcattccttgccATGTGGCCTCCTCCATCTTCAAGCTAGGAATGGAGAATCTCCCTTGACTGCACTCCATCACAGGCCTTGAGTCATTTTTGCCCATAAGACCCAGTCCCACTGAAGAACTCACTGGATTATGGTTGTCCCATGGAGGATATTTTCACTGTCTTAAAGTTAACTGATGGGAACTTAACTCCAAGAACCAAACCCCTCCACAGCAGCACATAGATTAGTACTTGAATGAATAACAGGGAACACGTGTGTGTACACCAGGGAGCAGGACTCTTGgggccatcttagaattctgcctaccaccaTGTTGAATTCCCATTTCCATCATTCCATCCACACTTACTAGATGgcattctacttaaaaaaaaaaaaaaaagttctttttcacctcctttctctttcagtcAGTATGAACTAAAGAATTCTTTTCTAATTCAATATTTTGTAATCTATTATTGACACTattccttttcctccccttctgATTGTGAAATCTCCTAGTTTTCTTACGGGCCTTGTCTActtcctctctcccccattcTATGAGAGGCAACTGGGGTACTGCCCTCCTGTGAGGCCCACAGATAGGGTTCCCCAGCAAGGAGGAGCCAGGATCAGTTCTTACGATGGCTCCCAACCAATCCCTATCAGGGCGGGTGGAGTCAATGTCCTGATAGAGGATAGAACCAGCTCTAAGCAAGTCCTGGAGAACGAGAGAATAGTGAGACCACGCCCCGTTATGCAGACAGCCAATCAGAACTTGAGGTGCTGGTTTCTCCATTGTGAAGAAGTGGCCTTTTAACCACTGGAGTCTTGGGATGCTGGAGTCTTGGGTTAGAACGAGGGGAGGTAGAGTGGGTTTGGCTCTCTGTTTTCAAGACACTCGGGATCTGTCTTTGTCTGGGTGGAAAGATCATGCCCCCAAAACAAGCCCCAGCCGATGCAGGGGCCCCACCAGCTGCAGGGGCCCCACCAGCTGCAGGGGCCCAACCGGCTACGGAGACCCCTGAGAAGCCGCCAAAGGAACCACAGACTCCTGAAGAAATGGCATTTTATGCCCCGAATTACCTATGTTTGACCATCCTGGCTGTACTTCTTTTCCCTCCCCTGGGATTAATAGCTGTATTCTTCACTTACAAGGTAAAACAATACCTGTGCCATGGCCCATCCTGCCCTCTTGCAAGCCCCTTGCACCTGCTTCCATCCTGGGACCCGGGTAGGGGTTTCCCCTCAGTGCCCATTGGTCTCCAGCCCTTCCCCAAGGGTGTCACAAGGCTGGACTCAGGAAGCCACATCTAAAGCTCCTATCCCTACAGACCTGGCAGGCCAACAAGAACAGCCAGTGGGAAGACGCTTACATCAACTCAGGCCGAACTGGTTGGTTGGATGTATTCGCCATACTCATCGGTTTAGGCATCATTTATATCTATGCCCTATTTATGTGAAGGTCAGGCCAGTAGTCCATAGGTCCACCCCAAATAA contains:
- the PMIS2 gene encoding transmembrane protein PMIS2: MPPKQAPADAGAPPAAGAPPAAGAQPATETPEKPPKEPQTPEEMAFYAPNYLCLTILAVLLFPPLGLIAVFFTYKTWQANKNSQWEDAYINSGRTGWLDVFAILIGLGIIYIYALFM